A stretch of DNA from Vidua chalybeata isolate OUT-0048 chromosome 3, bVidCha1 merged haplotype, whole genome shotgun sequence:
TGCTTCTGAATAACTATTGTGCCACCTAGTGAGTATTAAACTGCACTTTTAAATAGATGGAAAGATTGACTTTAAGCATCCTGGTGACTAAAGAAACAAgtatcttcccttttttcttgattatttACCAAGATATTTCACTGAggtaaaaaatattcagtttcaaccataaaatagcattttgtttgcaaatgtattaaagaaatataataCATAAAAAGGATGGACACAGAACTCTACCTCCCCAGCAATAAATCCATTCCAATAAATTACTAGCACAGTTCATAAGCTTATCAGTGTGAAAAGATATCCCCAAGTCTCAGATTATAAGAATTTTCattctgtaaaacaaataaataaatacattgaaaatgttattttctgaaGTAACTGTGATAACTTGGCAccaagaaaaaatgctttaacaCATTATTACAATTGCATGCTTTAAGGCATTATTTAGACAAAATAATAAGCAGTGTTTTATATTAATATCATAACATTCTGACACAAAGTTTCttataaaatttccttttctatatAAATAGTTTGTGTCCAAAAAGCTATGTAGATTTCATGAGCCAGTAGATTGTTCTTAGTGATTTCTCTTCTCTAGCTGAAACCTCTGAACAGggttgtgaggtttttttctttcactttttaagTAAACCATCTGTCCTGTGTGGGAGTATTGGGTTTGCCACAGTAGATAGCAGTAATATTTCAATCACCAAAGCCAATAACAGTAAATTTCCCTTAATAGAGAATTTCCTAGCATTTTTCAAGTCACTTTACTTCGTCTTATGTTAAGTTGCCACACTATCCATCATCAACAAATGCCAAAGTAGATAATCTGCTCTTTTAGTACTTGCATGCAGTGCCATAGTTAGAGTAGAAAACACAGTGGTTAGCAATAGTTCAATCTAGAAACCTTCAGATTCTGACACTCCAAGGAAGTTCAAGTTCATGTTGTTTAACACATTTAAATTATGTATGTTAGAGATCTTTCATATAACAGGACCTGACTCCAGGTAAACATGACATCATATCCAGACTTGGATAGTTCTATGCCAGACCTTGAtggaaacacaaatattttttaattttcccttaaTGAACAATGGAATGGAGTTCATCTTCTTTCAGCACTTTTTGTTACAAAATATCTGAGATTCAGCTCTAAgctgagagaaaatgaaataagtttctgaaagtaaaaaacatattgttttgaaaagcagaaaatctgtGGTTTGAGGAGGCTTTCCTacaattttgttgttgttgttggtgttgttgttgttgtttgggctATTTCTTTTCCCACCATGGAAAAGATTTccagaaaatactattttcaattttctgttttcaaggcTTGACAGACATTTtgtcatttcattttcttcttgcagataaatgaaattgaaaagatTGTGTCAGGTGTCAGGTGAGCTTCTTTAGAGCTCAGTTTCCAGGCTCTCTGAATTCTTTGATACTTGAAAAGTGTTTGTATGGTGTTCTGGTTTTCTCTGGAGGTGTATTGTGTAgtaagcaaacagaaaaagcaaaagtttatttctttttaaggcATAATCTATTGATTGCTTCATTTTAAAGCAGTACCATTTAAGATAGTAAAGAGATCTGCCTATGAGGTTTGTTGTTCACTGTGAAGGTTCTTAATGGCTAATATTGACATTAAATGTGGAATTTAAATGCATGCAAGTATTACTAAAAGTTAGGCAGGATTagaaatataacttttttttgctttatctaGAATTGATAACAAGCTCTTCTCAATATTGATATGCTCAaacatgattatttttaaagtggaCGATGCCATTTCAGTAAAAGAGGAGAAATCACTGACaagacttgatttttttttctctttagacACTATTTTTCCATGTTGATTCGAGGTATTCTATCATTTAACAACATCTGTGACAATGATATAATTAAGCTTAAGAGTTCCCGTTACTTTATTTCACATAGTGAACATTTTAATGTGACTTTAAATATCTCACTGGGAGGATTATCTGTGGAGTCAATGGACAGTGTTTCATAAAGAGAGCTGAAAATCTAGATCACAACTCTGATCCAACATTATActatttaacaaaatattaataaatccTGGGTTAAAAAGTGCATACATAATAAAATAGTGAAACGAAGTCTCTAAGATGAACAGGTTTCattcaaaggaaaatatatgCACTTCTCACAAATAGAGGAGATAATTGAAAGGCATGTattcttctttcatttaaatctAATACTGTATTTATATTCAGTGTAGTAATAAACCCTTTTTCCAAACTTTCCTGTCCCCAAAGTCAGAGTCAAAGTTTGCAAAGTCAGTTAgttcacagtggtttgctcaAAGTGAGTAAAACCCTCAGTATTTGAAATTCTTAGGAACTTCAGGCTGCATGTCTGTTTCCTCCAATATCAGATAGGGTGTAATTTTAATAAAGCTCACTGAAACTGCatggaatttaaattatttcatctcTTTAAAGAATTGTACCTCAGATTTAACTGAGCTGATAGTCAATATTTACTGCAATCTTAATTAGGCAAGACTTGATTTGCTCTGGTTTTCAAGCATTTGAAAACTCTAGACATGTCCAAGCTCAGGCTTTTGAAGACTTCACTTTGTTGTGTATTAATTGTTTCGACAATAACCACTAAGTGCACTTGTCAAGAAAGATTAGTGATCTTCCTTTGGCAAGTCAGCTGCCACTGCATGTGAGAAACCTGCACTGCCCTGAGGCCTGTCACAGGTGAGATTAGTAGCTCATTTCTGAAACTTCTGATATTTTAGAGGATTTCAAGATAGGAttattttgaaactgaaattctTGGTGTGAATGAGTATTGGGTCATggagtaaataaataataaatagtacAGAAACACCAGTAAATCTGTGAAAATCACTGTCCTTTAACTATGCGGACTAGGATGTATCTTTGTTATAGAGGgcatatttgtaaaaaaaaatatgcaagagAATTATACAGGTTGTATAATAAATTTAGTCTTTGATGGAAGTCTTAAGTGAAAGAGATCAGAAATGCATATCTGGATTTTTTGCCCAGACGCAACGTCTGAGATTTTTCTTGTCTGGTCTTAATGGCAACACAgtatttattcttatttttgagGCCATATAAATTAGCAGATGTTTCCACTGAAGTCACTGGTCATTGAAACACTTTCAAAGTTGCATTTCTAGCATAATATAAAAACGCTCAGTGAAGGGTTCATACTACAAGAAGTAAGGTGTTTGGAAGAGCAAATTCtgtaaaagcaaacacagtTTAAGCAATCACATCCCCAGAGGATGTGGCAGGTACAGCTGCCAATGGGATATGGCAGGGCAATATGAACATAAGTCTCTCAGTCCTAGTGAAGGAGATGGTAGATGTTTGGCAAAAGCTAATTGGCAAGTTAAGGCACAGAAGAGGCTTTTGTCATGGCCCAGCTTTAGAGTGCAtttcctggctgtgccaggtgcACAGACTCAGGTACTCCCAGTCTGCCATCCTTAGGTGTCCCAGCAAGAACACTTGAAGTAGCATCCCCTTGCCTCTGTCCCCCAGGAGGGATGCTCCtttcctctggctgcagggctgcaaggGAGATGAATCAGGTAGCTCTGTGCTATGAATTAGGTTCTCTGTACACTCTTCAAAGTAATGAAAAGGATCCATATGGCTAGAGAAATGAGTTCCTCAATTGCTCATGCTAAACTTCACACTAGCAGCACAAATAGAGTAAGCAAATAATGAGCAAATATAATTCATTAATCACAAAGGTGATTTTAAAGCACTGGCATTTAATTTAGGTgaatttagaaaacaaaatatatttaagaattCAAAGTCAAAGAGTTTGGGTTGAAGTGTTACTAGGATATGTTTGACTGAACATTATCTATATCAAGTTGATAACTAATTAGTGAAAGATATAGTCTTCCGTTATaacaatatttggaaaaatgtgacaaaattATGTGTATATGTAGCTGCAgttttatgtatgtatatagatgtgtatatatatatatataatatatatatatatatatacatatacttTCATCTGCTGTTCTATATACATATACTCATAACACTATATGTGATATACATTTGTATGTAGATATACTTACATGTATAtgcagatatatatatataagcatATGGCAATCAGTCATTTGTTTTTATCTACTGTGAATGTGCAAGACAGTGGCCAGGATTTTTGCTGGTGTGCTTGGTATTCTCATTCTTTAAAGAagctaaaatatatttagtgtaatatatttaatataagtGTAATATAGTCATGGTAAATCTGAAGTCATGTTCACTGATAATTACACTGTGCTTCCTGTTGCCACATAAACATTCATATGGAATCCTGTACTTTGTGCTACACTAACTTCAATTGGTATGAGCTACTATAAATATAGAACTGtgaatgctttcattttctattacaagcttttaaaattctttattgtattttgaaaaaatacactgtattttgagaaaaaaaaccaacaaaaaaacctctgtgtgttttgaaaaattgtTATTCATGATCTTGCTAATAATCTTAGGAAAACCTTGTAAttcaaatgtatatttttattttaccaaaTAATAGTTTTGGAACAAAGTATATGTGCTAGTTTAGGTAACTGTATTAAACATTCTGAAGGCTTCCTTTCTCTGTGTTAGAAAAGACTTTTATAAATCACTGCATGGATCTCTCTGCTGTTTAGGCTAATATGTATATAAGAgcagtgcagaagaaaatggaaaaataaggtaagcaattttcttctctgtgtaaACAGATGCAATGTGAAATACTTCAGCCATAAAGGCTTGCTAGTTTTGAGCTCACAGATAGCCAAGCCCATAGATTGCCCTCTCACTTCCCAGAAAATCCTTCTTAGAGCCCTTTAAAGACAACAAGAAAAATAGACTTCTTGAATAGGAAggtttaaggaaaagaaaaattttggtAAAATATGGAGTATtcacaaaagcatttaaatctgaaataagtagagagaaattaaatgcaCTGAAAATGTGTGACAGAACTGTTACTACTGTTTATTCTATTTTACTTTCTATTTACAGCAATGTGCAATAAATTAGACTAGTCAAAATTTCAGGGTTTTAAATCTGGGTTATACCCATTTATTGAAATCATTGACCATTTTTGTAGATGCTTTCTCCTACCCTTCCATCAGTCTTAGTGGGCTATCAAATACCTCACTCCCTCTGGctgggcagagagcaggggTGTGCTGGATGGATGTTTATGAAAGTCTATATAGCCATTGCCTGTACTGGGCCTACGCTTTTCCTGAATAATCCTGGGAAGTATACACTGTGTCTGATGATCTCTGGCCTGTACTTTTCATAAGATcctattaaaaagcaaaaacaagaacaaaaaagacTCAAACCCACAAGGTATACCATGACTATGATCTCAGGTAAGTAATTATATATTCTTAGGCTAAAAGAAGTTTCCTTTGATACTCCCTGCCTTGAAATTGTAATGTAGTGTATCATACCAATGATTTGTAAATTCTTATCATGGTATGTAAACCTATAATCATTTCACAGTTTGGTATGTTTGCCTCAGTCAGGCAGTGCTGCACTGTTTGTTTTACTGAAGTATGTGTGGCTGCTTTCCCACTTGGTCACACATCATTCTGTCAGAGCTTGGCTTGCTGGGCAGGTGATGGTGGCTGCACTGCAAATCCCACTGTCATCTTGTCAAACCCAGGACACTCTTTCCCTGCAGCACTTatacagaaagcagaaactgCATGGCAGCTTTGGAAAATGATGGATAATGTAGCTTGCCTTGGTTTTCTAAAGGCAAGAAAATCCAGTTGTGCTGATCTGGTATGTTGTAGTGGTGGTGGTAGCGGtagtgatattttcttttttctgtgcaCATGAGCATATggttaatacatttttttatttaattaaatggTTCAATTACAGGAGCTTGTAGAAGAGGCAGAATAACAAAAGGTGTACTAATCATCCCACTGGCACTTCCATTTTATCAAATAGTGCAGTCAATGTGAGTTTAGGGTTCCTGCTAATCCCTGCGGAGTTTAAAAAATTGGATTGCACTGGAAAGTAGGAGACAGATGGTGGGTTGTTCTcagtttctccttttcctcagtTACTGGACTGCTAAGGACTGTTCAGGTTTTCATTGAAACAATAGCTTAGAGAAACTACTTTGAAGTCCAGACATGAATGAACTGACCTGAGAAAGAAAGGTTTGGTTCCAAAACTTCTTCAGTGTCTGAAAGACTACAGCTGAATTATGATGATCCCAGGACTCCTCATCATGAGTCTTTTGAATCATGGCATTTCTGAAAGGATTTATCATTACATTTCCGTTGGAACTCCATTTCAAAGTCTACAGTTAAATAGAATTCACAATTAGTTTGTGGACTTAGTGATAGATAGTGTGGCATTTACATATTAATTTTGCAAGATTATTTGTATCTCTTATCTCTTATGGTATTTGTTTTGGATTTCCAAGGCTAACACTCAGATTAGCTCATGGTTGTGTTATACAATGAAAATAGGAACTACTACCTAACTGttaactatttttatttcttagtaaTACTGTTATTTTTACCATCACTtctaagtgatttttttttaattctatccATTTTAGTGGAAGTTTGATCTCCTTTATCAATATATTCTTCCTGATCTTTTCTTGTGTGTTAGAAGATGCCAgcttatcttttttttatgaaaaagaagTATAATGATATCATTGCCATCTAAATGTACCTGTCAGACTTCTCAACCAATACTTGACTGGATTGGCTGTTGCCCTACAGAGGTTTTAGAAACTTACGGCTGCAGAGCGGATGCATTCTGGCTTTCATCCTCTGCTCTCTGTCCCTAGTGTGAGTGAAGAAAGGTCTGCACCCTATAACATTAATAATTTCTGGCATATATTTAGCAAATATCATTATTTGAGAATTCTCTCATACTATTCTGGTTTTGACCTCATCCTGTCtgacagctctggaaaaaatgcctgcttctgaaataaaatattgcaacAAGGATGGTTTCCAGCAGTCCTGTCttaccatttttctttttagaagtTGAGCTGCTCTGAGTTTTCAGTCATTCTATCAGGAAAAGACTTAACATTTAACTGTGTGATTTACCAGAGcaatatttattcattattattGTGTTCATATTCTGAATTATACAATGATGAATGTGTTAAAAGTGGACTGAATTAGATTATAATAGATTATAATATGTCATCTTCATTGTAACCTTCTGTTCctattaataaaaagaaacaataaaacctTCTTTACACTAGATATTGAAATAGGGGAGAAGTTTGTGTTAGTTGTCCTGCATGAGCAAAGGAAAGGCATTGCTGATCTATTTACTGCATACGTCAAAGAAACTGCACCATTTAAAATCCCAAAGTGTCTTATGCCTTCATAATAAAAGCAAGTACAGTTCAAGGGAAAGCAGAATTTagaaatttattagaaaaacaGAACCAAACCCTCCTCTTTTgggtaaatatttttatgtaaaatcaGTGTAATTTGATACTCATTATTATCTCGTGCCATTATTGACTCTGGAAGGACTCACAATTATTGACATATTGACTCTGGAAGGACTcacatttagaaaacaaaaaaatattgacaGCATATTTTGCTCAATGTTTACAGTCAATGATGGActttttcagctgatttttttcttcttgatgaTATAATTCATTTCTTGCTAGGGATCTAGTCGGCTGACTAGAGAAGCTGAGAAATAAGAGAATTGCAAGTTCCTATTCTGagcatgttttcattttatgttaGTACTTGGGGAAAAGGATTAAAGCTTAATTATGAATCCCTTTCAtgcttttttctgctattttccTAAAGTGTTTAGTGATTGCTTTGACATACATTTGCCAAAGGTTATTTTCCTGACTCTAGAGACCATAATTTAAAAGGAACTTTTACCATGCGTTGCCCCCAAAGAAATTTTGAAGTCATTAGATATGCAAAATCCTAAGTATaaaaatatgcatgaaaaaaattaatagtgGCATCTGCAAAAGGTGCTAATGAGAACTTTTACTACTTTTATCAGATAGCAGAAAGGAAGAGTTTTGCAGCCTCACAGGTTAGAGTAGCTTGAAATTATGCTGGCTTGTATCTCCATAATTTAAGGAAAGGCagaacaatatttttgtttgtcatCAACTAtagctggaggcagcagagaagctgtggctctATTTTGCTAGAGCCAGGATAGCAGTGGGGACCAGTGTAGATTGGAACTTGGAAGATTTGTGGCTTCATATGATTggaacttaatttttaaaggctCCAGGATTTTTGAGATTTTGAGTTCAGGACAGATCTTGCAGGGCGTGTTTTAATTCAGAGTTAGAGTTCGGGGGCATTTTAATACTACTGTGCATTCAAATTCTCCTGGGATTGTGGTTCTTCTGTAATTGAATGTTTATAAGGAAACACAAATTGATCACTACAAAGAGCTCAAAGTAATCACAGTCTGGAAACTTAGTGCTATCATATACAGGTTTGACTTGAAATGTGTCTCAGGCAGCTTGGCATTTTAAAGACATCTTTCAAAGTGCTAAAGTGATTTTATGTACAAGTATGAGGACAATTATTTGACATCTTCACCTGTTCacttgatttttgtttggtttttctctgcTACAGACTGTGTCAGAGAGCCACAATGATCCTGCATAAAAACAGTTCATCCTCGCCCCTTTTACCTAATGTGAGCTCCTTCTGGAAGAGAGATTCACATGGACTGGGACTCCTTGATGAAGCAGCATCACTCATTGGCAGCTATGATTTCCCTCAGACCACAGAGAGTTTTACTTTCTCCACTGTGGAATCAACAAACATGACCCTGAATGCCACAAGCAAAGACCCTCTGGGTGGACACACTGTCTGGCAAGTAGTTTTGATTGCTTTCCTCACTGGGATCCTTGCACTGGTGACCATCATAGGAAACATCTTAGTGATTGTTGCATTTAAGGTTAacaaacagctgaaaacagtCAACAACTACTTCTTGTTGAGCCTTGCTTGTGCAGATTTGATCATCGGTGTTCTTTCCATGAATCTTTATACCACATACATCATCATGGATCACTGGGCTTTGGGAAGCTTGGCCTGTGATCTTTGGCTCTCCATTGACTATGTCGCCAGTAATGCCTCTGTCATGAATCTCCTTGTGATAAGTTTTGACAGGTATTTTTCCATCACTAGGCCACTGACATACAGAGCCAAACGAACAACCAAAAGGGCTGGGGTAATGATTGGTTTAGCATGGATCGTCTCTTTTGTTCTTTGGGCCCCTGCCATTTTGTTTTGGCAGTATTTTGTTGGGGAGAGGACTGTGCCTCCTGATGAATGTTTCATCCAGTTTCTAAGTGAGCCTATCATCACTTTTGGCACTGCCATAGCTGCCTTTTATTTGCCGGTCACCATTATGAGTATTTTGTATTGGAGGATCTACAAGGAGACGGAGAAACGCACCAAAGAGTTAGCAGGGCTACAGGCTTCGGGCAGTGAAGCAGAGGCAGCACGCTTTGTGCACCAGACAGGCAGCTCCCGGAGCTGCAGCAGCTACGAGCTGCAACGTCAGAACATGAAACGCTCTGCCCGAAAGAAATACAGACGCTGCCACTTCTGGCTCACAATGAAGAGCTGGGAACCCAGCACAGATCAGGGGGACCAAGAGCAtagcagcagtgacagctggaACAACAAtgatgctgctgcctcccttGAAAATTCAGCCTCCTCTGATGAAGAAGACATTGCTGCAGAGACCAGAGCCATCTATTCAATTGTGCTGAAGCTTCCTGGTCACAGTGCTATCCTCAATTCCACAAAATTACCCTCCTCGGAAGATTTGCATGAGTCAGGGGATGAACTGCAGAAATCCGACACAGaattgaaggaaaagaaacctaAAAAATTGCACCCTCCCAAAGGTGTTCAGGATGGTGGAAATTTCCAAAAGAGCTTTACTAAGCTTCCAGTTGAACCAGAATCAGAAGAGACAACCACAGCTTCTGATGGCATCTCATCAGTCACCAAGACATCGACAGTCCTGCCCTTGTCCTTTAAGGAAGCAACCCTGGCAAAAAAGTTTGCCTTGAAGACCAGAAGTCAGATCACAAAACGAAAACGAATGTCActtattaaagaaaagaaagcagcacagacactCAGTGCCATTTTGTTTGCCTTCATCATTACCTGGACCCCATATAACATCATGGTCCTGGTGAACACTTTTTGCAGCTGTATCCCCAAAACTTTCTGGCACCTGGGGTATTGGCTTTGCTACATCAATAGCACAGTGAACCCCATGTGCTATGCACTGTGTAACAAAACATTCAGAAACACTTtcaagatgctgctgctgtgccagtgtGACAAACGAAAACGACGCAAACAGCAGTATCAGCAAAGGCAGTCCATCATTTTTCATAAGCGGATCCCTAGGGAGGCTTCATAgaatagtattttttaaacaaataaaaacataatgaagCAGGGATgtgatgggatgggacaggatgggatgggataggacAGAACAGGATGgcacaggacagggcaggatgGGCAAGATAGTAGGGGATGAGGCAGGATGGGTTGGGGTGGGAAGGTGGTTCCAGGGTgctgattctatgatttaaaCATCAAGACATGAAAGCAGCTGCCAGGATTATTTATCCTTTCAATAAATCCAGTTTAATATAAAAGTCAATCCACATTCAGCCAAAACTAAGAAACTTCAACATTTTTACTAAGGAGTGAAAGATTTAATAAAGTTTTCCTATGAATTTGCCAGAAGCTGTATAGCAATTATAAACCCATTACTGATCTGCCCAGCTCTTTGATTATAATCAACTCTGGGATCTCAGGTAAGCACATCTAGCTAGcccaacttttctttttccaaggaATCCAACAACTTTCAATTCAATTTACATACAGATGTAGAAAGATAGTGAAACAGGCTTATGAAATTATT
This window harbors:
- the CHRM3 gene encoding muscarinic acetylcholine receptor M3, producing MILHKNSSSSPLLPNVSSFWKRDSHGLGLLDEAASLIGSYDFPQTTESFTFSTVESTNMTLNATSKDPLGGHTVWQVVLIAFLTGILALVTIIGNILVIVAFKVNKQLKTVNNYFLLSLACADLIIGVLSMNLYTTYIIMDHWALGSLACDLWLSIDYVASNASVMNLLVISFDRYFSITRPLTYRAKRTTKRAGVMIGLAWIVSFVLWAPAILFWQYFVGERTVPPDECFIQFLSEPIITFGTAIAAFYLPVTIMSILYWRIYKETEKRTKELAGLQASGSEAEAARFVHQTGSSRSCSSYELQRQNMKRSARKKYRRCHFWLTMKSWEPSTDQGDQEHSSSDSWNNNDAAASLENSASSDEEDIAAETRAIYSIVLKLPGHSAILNSTKLPSSEDLHESGDELQKSDTELKEKKPKKLHPPKGVQDGGNFQKSFTKLPVEPESEETTTASDGISSVTKTSTVLPLSFKEATLAKKFALKTRSQITKRKRMSLIKEKKAAQTLSAILFAFIITWTPYNIMVLVNTFCSCIPKTFWHLGYWLCYINSTVNPMCYALCNKTFRNTFKMLLLCQCDKRKRRKQQYQQRQSIIFHKRIPREAS